A window from Ornithorhynchus anatinus isolate Pmale09 chromosome X4, mOrnAna1.pri.v4, whole genome shotgun sequence encodes these proteins:
- the PARP11 gene encoding protein mono-ADP-ribosyltransferase PARP11 isoform X1: MMWEANPTPQEMVPGAPGEPCAQADDSGVDDMDTSDTQWGWFYLAECGKWHMFQADANVRCSVSSEDIERSFRTNPQGSLTFSTSKFSYKIDFAVMKQVNLTTGKQRVIRRAPFSISAFSYICENEAIPMPSHWENVNPEEPYQLVSLHKQSNEYSEVAGLFGKSMESSRIKRIQRIQNLDLWELFCRKKAQLKKKRHVPRINEQMLFHGTSGEFVEAICIHNFDWRINGVHAAVFGKGTYFARDAAYSSRFCRDDLKQNGTFPTHGVTLSPAPARRPHKSMFLARVLVGDYITGHARYVRPPSKDGSFVNLYDSCVDNTWNPAIFVLFDANQIYPEYLIEFL; the protein is encoded by the exons ATGATGTGGGAGGCCAATCCG ACCCCGCAGGAGATGGTCCCCGGGGCGCCGGGTGAGCCCTGCGCCCAGGCCGATGACAGCGGGGTGGATGACATGGACACGTCGGACACCCAGTGGGGCTGGTTCTACCTGGCCGAGTGTGGAAAGTGGCACATGTTTCAG GCCGACGCCAACGTTCGGTGCTCGGTGAGCAGCGAGGACATCGAGAGAAGCTTCAGGACCAACCCCCAGGGCTCCTTAACTTTCTCCACCTCCAAGTTCAGCTACAAGATCGACTTCGCCG TGATGAAGCAGGTGAACCTGACCACGGGGAAGCAGCGGGTCATCAGGAGAGCCCCTTTCTCCATCAGTGCCTTCAG CTACATTTGTGAGAATGAAGCCATCCCCATGCCGTCCCACTGGGAGAACGTGAACCCCGAAGAGCCGTACCAG CTGGTCTCTCTGCACAAGCAAAGCAACGAGTACAGCGAAGTGGCTGGCctctttggaaagagcatggagagcAGCCGAATTAAACGAATTCAGAGAATTCAAAACCTGGACTTGTGGGAGCTGTTCTGCAG gAAGAAGGCCCAGCTGAAGAAGAAGCGGCACGTCCCCAGGATCAACGAGCAGATGCTCTTCCACGGGACGAGCGGGGAGTTTGTGGAAGCCATCTGCATCCACAACTTCGACTGGCGCATCAACGGGGTGCACGCCGCGGTCTTCGGCAAGG gcACCTACTTCGCCAGGGATGCGGCCTACTCCAGCCGCTTCTGCCGGGACGACCTGAAGCAGAACGGCACGTTCCCCACGCACGGCGTCACCCTGAGCCCGGCCCCGGCGCGCCGGCCGCACAAGTCCATGTTTCTGGCCCGCGTGCTGGTGGGCGATTACATCACGGGCCACGCCCGCTACGTGCGGCCGCCCTCCAAGGACGGCAGCTTCGTCAACCTGTACGACAGCTGCGTGGACAACACCTGGAACCCGGCCATCTTCGTCCTCTTCGACGCCAACCAGATCTACCCCGAGTACCTGATCGAGTTCCTCTGA
- the PARP11 gene encoding protein mono-ADP-ribosyltransferase PARP11 isoform X2, with protein MTAGWMTWTRRTPSGAGSTWPSVESGTCFSEDIERSFRTNPQGSLTFSTSKFSYKIDFAVMKQVNLTTGKQRVIRRAPFSISAFSYICENEAIPMPSHWENVNPEEPYQLVSLHKQSNEYSEVAGLFGKSMESSRIKRIQRIQNLDLWELFCRKKAQLKKKRHVPRINEQMLFHGTSGEFVEAICIHNFDWRINGVHAAVFGKGTYFARDAAYSSRFCRDDLKQNGTFPTHGVTLSPAPARRPHKSMFLARVLVGDYITGHARYVRPPSKDGSFVNLYDSCVDNTWNPAIFVLFDANQIYPEYLIEFL; from the exons ATGACAGCGGGGTGGATGACATGGACACGTCGGACACCCAGTGGGGCTGGTTCTACCTGGCCGAGTGTGGAAAGTGGCACATGTTTCAG CGAGGACATCGAGAGAAGCTTCAGGACCAACCCCCAGGGCTCCTTAACTTTCTCCACCTCCAAGTTCAGCTACAAGATCGACTTCGCCG TGATGAAGCAGGTGAACCTGACCACGGGGAAGCAGCGGGTCATCAGGAGAGCCCCTTTCTCCATCAGTGCCTTCAG CTACATTTGTGAGAATGAAGCCATCCCCATGCCGTCCCACTGGGAGAACGTGAACCCCGAAGAGCCGTACCAG CTGGTCTCTCTGCACAAGCAAAGCAACGAGTACAGCGAAGTGGCTGGCctctttggaaagagcatggagagcAGCCGAATTAAACGAATTCAGAGAATTCAAAACCTGGACTTGTGGGAGCTGTTCTGCAG gAAGAAGGCCCAGCTGAAGAAGAAGCGGCACGTCCCCAGGATCAACGAGCAGATGCTCTTCCACGGGACGAGCGGGGAGTTTGTGGAAGCCATCTGCATCCACAACTTCGACTGGCGCATCAACGGGGTGCACGCCGCGGTCTTCGGCAAGG gcACCTACTTCGCCAGGGATGCGGCCTACTCCAGCCGCTTCTGCCGGGACGACCTGAAGCAGAACGGCACGTTCCCCACGCACGGCGTCACCCTGAGCCCGGCCCCGGCGCGCCGGCCGCACAAGTCCATGTTTCTGGCCCGCGTGCTGGTGGGCGATTACATCACGGGCCACGCCCGCTACGTGCGGCCGCCCTCCAAGGACGGCAGCTTCGTCAACCTGTACGACAGCTGCGTGGACAACACCTGGAACCCGGCCATCTTCGTCCTCTTCGACGCCAACCAGATCTACCCCGAGTACCTGATCGAGTTCCTCTGA